The proteins below come from a single Mya arenaria isolate MELC-2E11 chromosome 8, ASM2691426v1 genomic window:
- the LOC128244980 gene encoding uncharacterized protein LOC128244980 isoform X1: protein MDITYLLSVLFMVHTEIKPGISLVQLNTNGDITAVLGNNTFQLTCTNSGLTSAATRGFAMLLVKNERSLVVIPPLYTGKSIKINYRRIAVKRFMLDNPTTTVTFHSIECSDDGTYTWDGSYYAIESGQTSIATRQAIVVKVYPIFGPEDSQLTYSPTANLTEGDKVKFTCSGDVGNNPVDILAWFYYRNGEVAPTDESSDAVLTAPQVTRVCSRSRSSTIELTLTRDMDNTVVRCTVQQDIRTAEGEGHIDTNALSVTYKPVIRSLIRYPDMQLYPERLEELQLRCYAEGNPLPGHFWLFNNSTRAGYGSLVLNNLTTAQEGTYTCVAYNYIKGVINNVSASTYIAIQNDTSNSFNRTIIDDFRESPTSNSKTSSKENDGSMSETKLDYIVWMIVGVVVGAFAVGAVGFSVMLVKRCYKRHKEQQQYKKTELIARFEGHTDFTGAHNNEHVNYAGNERSYQSLHGKHQHACQARATEEDYTGLDASSQVPEQQRNTNTDLNTSSEGSTAFTGIHNYENVNFTRE, encoded by the exons ATGGATATAACGTATTTATTGAGTGTCTTATTCATGGTGCATACTGAAATTAAACCAG GAATATCATTAGTTCAGTTGAATACCAACGGCGATATTACGGCGGTGCTGGGAAACAACACGTTTCAGCTGACGTGCACCAACAGTGGCTTGACAAGCGCAGCAACTCGAGGCTTTGCAATGcttttggtaaaaaatgaaaGGTCTTTAGTGGTGATTCCGCCTTTATACACAGGAAAGAGTATTAAGATAAATTACAGACGAATTGCAGTTAAAAGATTTATGTTGGACAACCCTACAACTACTGTGACATTTCATTCTATTGAGTGCAGTGATGATGGAACTTATACGTGGGACGGGTCATATTATGCCATTGAATCTGGACAAACGAGCATAGCAACACGTCAAGCAATAGTAGtaaaag TTTATCCAATCTTTGGGCCAGAGGACTCGCAGCTTACTTATTCACCAACCGCAAATCTTACTGAGGGTGACAAGGTGAAATTCACATGTAGCGGTGATGTCGGCAACAACCCAGTTGACATCCTTGCTTGGTTCTACTACAGAAATGGAGAAGTTGCACCGACTGATGAATCTTCTGACGCAGTTTTGACCGCCCCGCAGGTCACAAGGGTTTGTAGTAGATCAAGGTCGTCTACAATAGAACTAACACTGACAAGGGATATGGACAATACGGTGGTACGTTGTACAGTACAGCAAGATATTAGGACAGCGGAAGGGGAAggtcatatagacactaacgcGTTATCTGTGACGT acAAACCAGTCATCAGGTCATTAATAAGATATCCAGACATGCAGCTGTATCCAGAGAGACTAGAAGAATTACAATTGAGATGTTATGCCGAGGGAAACCCTCTGCCGGGCCACTTCTGGCTGTTCAATAACTCAACCAGAGCTGGATATGGGTCACTTGTTCTGAACAATTTAACAACGGCCCAAGAAGGGACATATACTTGCGTTGCTTACAACTATATAAAAGGAGTCATAAACAACGTTAGTGCCAGCACTTATATAGCCATAC AGAATGATACATCCAACAGTTTCAATAGAACCATAATAGACGATTTTAGAGAAAGTCCAACGAGTAATTCTAAAACTTCGAGCAAAGAAAATGATGGTTCAATGTCTGAAACTAAATTAGACTACATTGTGTGGATGATAGTTGGTGTAGTTGTCGGGGCGTTTGCGGTTGGGGCGGTCGGTTTTTCCGTAATGCTTGTTAAACGATGTTATAAACGTCACAAAG aacaacaacaatacaaaaaaacagAACTCATTGCCAG gtttGAAGGGCACACAGATTTCACTGGAGCTCATAATAATGAACACGTTAATTATGCCGGAAATGAGCGAAGTTATCAGTCTTTAC ATGGAAAGCACCAACATGCTTGCCAAGCCAG aGCAACCGAAGAAGATTACACCGGTTTAGACGCAAGCAGCCAAG TTCCAGAACAACAACGAAACACAAATACAGACCTCAACACCAG TTCGGAAGGGTCCACAGCATTCACTGGAATTCACAACTATGAAAACGTTAATTTTACTCGGGAATGA
- the LOC128244980 gene encoding uncharacterized protein LOC128244980 isoform X2 yields the protein MDITYLLSVLFMVHTEIKPGISLVQLNTNGDITAVLGNNTFQLTCTNSGLTSAATRGFAMLLVKNERSLVVIPPLYTGKSIKINYRRIAVKRFMLDNPTTTVTFHSIECSDDGTYTWDGSYYAIESGQTSIATRQAIVVKVYPIFGPEDSQLTYSPTANLTEGDKVKFTCSGDVGNNPVDILAWFYYRNGEVAPTDESSDAVLTAPQVTRVCSRSRSSTIELTLTRDMDNTVVRCTVQQDIRTAEGEGHIDTNALSVTFIRSLIRYPDMQLYPERLEELQLRCYAEGNPLPGHFWLFNNSTRAGYGSLVLNNLTTAQEGTYTCVAYNYIKGVINNVSASTYIAIQNDTSNSFNRTIIDDFRESPTSNSKTSSKENDGSMSETKLDYIVWMIVGVVVGAFAVGAVGFSVMLVKRCYKRHKEQQQYKKTELIARFEGHTDFTGAHNNEHVNYAGNERSYQSLHGKHQHACQARATEEDYTGLDASSQVPEQQRNTNTDLNTSSEGSTAFTGIHNYENVNFTRE from the exons ATGGATATAACGTATTTATTGAGTGTCTTATTCATGGTGCATACTGAAATTAAACCAG GAATATCATTAGTTCAGTTGAATACCAACGGCGATATTACGGCGGTGCTGGGAAACAACACGTTTCAGCTGACGTGCACCAACAGTGGCTTGACAAGCGCAGCAACTCGAGGCTTTGCAATGcttttggtaaaaaatgaaaGGTCTTTAGTGGTGATTCCGCCTTTATACACAGGAAAGAGTATTAAGATAAATTACAGACGAATTGCAGTTAAAAGATTTATGTTGGACAACCCTACAACTACTGTGACATTTCATTCTATTGAGTGCAGTGATGATGGAACTTATACGTGGGACGGGTCATATTATGCCATTGAATCTGGACAAACGAGCATAGCAACACGTCAAGCAATAGTAGtaaaag TTTATCCAATCTTTGGGCCAGAGGACTCGCAGCTTACTTATTCACCAACCGCAAATCTTACTGAGGGTGACAAGGTGAAATTCACATGTAGCGGTGATGTCGGCAACAACCCAGTTGACATCCTTGCTTGGTTCTACTACAGAAATGGAGAAGTTGCACCGACTGATGAATCTTCTGACGCAGTTTTGACCGCCCCGCAGGTCACAAGGGTTTGTAGTAGATCAAGGTCGTCTACAATAGAACTAACACTGACAAGGGATATGGACAATACGGTGGTACGTTGTACAGTACAGCAAGATATTAGGACAGCGGAAGGGGAAggtcatatagacactaacgcGTTATCTGTGACGT TCATCAGGTCATTAATAAGATATCCAGACATGCAGCTGTATCCAGAGAGACTAGAAGAATTACAATTGAGATGTTATGCCGAGGGAAACCCTCTGCCGGGCCACTTCTGGCTGTTCAATAACTCAACCAGAGCTGGATATGGGTCACTTGTTCTGAACAATTTAACAACGGCCCAAGAAGGGACATATACTTGCGTTGCTTACAACTATATAAAAGGAGTCATAAACAACGTTAGTGCCAGCACTTATATAGCCATAC AGAATGATACATCCAACAGTTTCAATAGAACCATAATAGACGATTTTAGAGAAAGTCCAACGAGTAATTCTAAAACTTCGAGCAAAGAAAATGATGGTTCAATGTCTGAAACTAAATTAGACTACATTGTGTGGATGATAGTTGGTGTAGTTGTCGGGGCGTTTGCGGTTGGGGCGGTCGGTTTTTCCGTAATGCTTGTTAAACGATGTTATAAACGTCACAAAG aacaacaacaatacaaaaaaacagAACTCATTGCCAG gtttGAAGGGCACACAGATTTCACTGGAGCTCATAATAATGAACACGTTAATTATGCCGGAAATGAGCGAAGTTATCAGTCTTTAC ATGGAAAGCACCAACATGCTTGCCAAGCCAG aGCAACCGAAGAAGATTACACCGGTTTAGACGCAAGCAGCCAAG TTCCAGAACAACAACGAAACACAAATACAGACCTCAACACCAG TTCGGAAGGGTCCACAGCATTCACTGGAATTCACAACTATGAAAACGTTAATTTTACTCGGGAATGA
- the LOC128244980 gene encoding uncharacterized protein LOC128244980 isoform X3 — translation MDITYLLSVLFMVHTEIKPGISLVQLNTNGDITAVLGNNTFQLTCTNSGLTSAATRGFAMLLVKNERSLVVIPPLYTGKSIKINYRRIAVKRFMLDNPTTTVTFHSIECSDDGTYTWDGSYYAIESGQTSIATRQAIVVKVYPIFGPEDSQLTYSPTANLTEGDKVKFTCSGDVGNNPVDILAWFYYRNGEVAPTDESSDAVLTAPQVTRVCSRSRSSTIELTLTRDMDNTVVRCTVQQDIRTAEGEGHIDTNALSVTYKPVIRSLIRYPDMQLYPERLEELQLRCYAEGNPLPGHFWLFNNSTRAGYGSLVLNNLTTAQEGTYTCVAYNYIKGVINNVSASTYIAIQQQQYKKTELIARFEGHTDFTGAHNNEHVNYAGNERSYQSLHGKHQHACQARATEEDYTGLDASSQVPEQQRNTNTDLNTSSEGSTAFTGIHNYENVNFTRE, via the exons ATGGATATAACGTATTTATTGAGTGTCTTATTCATGGTGCATACTGAAATTAAACCAG GAATATCATTAGTTCAGTTGAATACCAACGGCGATATTACGGCGGTGCTGGGAAACAACACGTTTCAGCTGACGTGCACCAACAGTGGCTTGACAAGCGCAGCAACTCGAGGCTTTGCAATGcttttggtaaaaaatgaaaGGTCTTTAGTGGTGATTCCGCCTTTATACACAGGAAAGAGTATTAAGATAAATTACAGACGAATTGCAGTTAAAAGATTTATGTTGGACAACCCTACAACTACTGTGACATTTCATTCTATTGAGTGCAGTGATGATGGAACTTATACGTGGGACGGGTCATATTATGCCATTGAATCTGGACAAACGAGCATAGCAACACGTCAAGCAATAGTAGtaaaag TTTATCCAATCTTTGGGCCAGAGGACTCGCAGCTTACTTATTCACCAACCGCAAATCTTACTGAGGGTGACAAGGTGAAATTCACATGTAGCGGTGATGTCGGCAACAACCCAGTTGACATCCTTGCTTGGTTCTACTACAGAAATGGAGAAGTTGCACCGACTGATGAATCTTCTGACGCAGTTTTGACCGCCCCGCAGGTCACAAGGGTTTGTAGTAGATCAAGGTCGTCTACAATAGAACTAACACTGACAAGGGATATGGACAATACGGTGGTACGTTGTACAGTACAGCAAGATATTAGGACAGCGGAAGGGGAAggtcatatagacactaacgcGTTATCTGTGACGT acAAACCAGTCATCAGGTCATTAATAAGATATCCAGACATGCAGCTGTATCCAGAGAGACTAGAAGAATTACAATTGAGATGTTATGCCGAGGGAAACCCTCTGCCGGGCCACTTCTGGCTGTTCAATAACTCAACCAGAGCTGGATATGGGTCACTTGTTCTGAACAATTTAACAACGGCCCAAGAAGGGACATATACTTGCGTTGCTTACAACTATATAAAAGGAGTCATAAACAACGTTAGTGCCAGCACTTATATAGCCATAC aacaacaacaatacaaaaaaacagAACTCATTGCCAG gtttGAAGGGCACACAGATTTCACTGGAGCTCATAATAATGAACACGTTAATTATGCCGGAAATGAGCGAAGTTATCAGTCTTTAC ATGGAAAGCACCAACATGCTTGCCAAGCCAG aGCAACCGAAGAAGATTACACCGGTTTAGACGCAAGCAGCCAAG TTCCAGAACAACAACGAAACACAAATACAGACCTCAACACCAG TTCGGAAGGGTCCACAGCATTCACTGGAATTCACAACTATGAAAACGTTAATTTTACTCGGGAATGA